Proteins encoded together in one Vulcanisaeta thermophila window:
- a CDS encoding ParA family protein: MLVPRKVVISFYSGSRGGTGKTTLAVNTAIALLMALRVPVAYVDFGVDGTHMGSLMLSAKTDTVGVTDYLMGFVDNDEVIQRSGLIDGLYVVPPGTVDSIRMIHSMPRGLRPVIERLGSLVTRLAEHRAYVVIMDLPSGLAQPYTIASLVNSDIVNVVLDHSPGALEALTSIGTVLNVVRPRVVNAVLNKYIPNAQPSLREKVEGFVSNGGVFTLSMSVVLHYLTSQLKPFIKYKPVGDLREFMKDFTRFMGALKTQVKQVLGGVL, encoded by the coding sequence ATGCTGGTACCAAGGAAGGTCGTAATCTCGTTCTACAGTGGATCCAGGGGAGGGACTGGGAAGACCACGCTAGCCGTTAACACAGCAATAGCCCTGCTAATGGCCCTAAGGGTGCCCGTGGCCTATGTGGACTTCGGCGTTGATGGCACCCACATGGGCTCCTTAATGCTCTCGGCAAAGACAGACACGGTGGGCGTCACGGACTACCTAATGGGTTTTGTTGACAACGACGAGGTTATACAGAGATCGGGCTTAATCGATGGGCTCTACGTGGTGCCCCCGGGCACCGTGGACTCCATAAGGATGATCCACAGCATGCCCAGGGGGTTAAGACCAGTAATTGAGAGGCTCGGCTCCCTAGTCACGAGGCTGGCCGAGCATAGGGCTTATGTGGTAATCATGGACTTACCCTCGGGCTTGGCGCAACCATACACAATAGCCTCCCTAGTGAATTCAGACATCGTTAATGTTGTCCTGGACCACAGCCCAGGGGCCCTGGAGGCACTAACCAGCATAGGGACTGTACTAAACGTTGTGAGGCCTAGGGTTGTGAATGCGGTGCTTAACAAGTACATACCCAACGCACAACCAAGCCTCAGGGAGAAGGTTGAGGGCTTCGTGAGTAACGGCGGCGTGTTCACACTAAGCATGAGCGTAGTCTTACACTACCTAACATCACAATTAAAGCCCTTCATAAAATACAAACCAGTGGGGGACCTCAGGGAGTTCATGAAGGATTTCACGAGGTTTATGGGTGCCTTAAAAACCCAGGTCAAGCAAGTACTTGGTGGTGTACTATGA
- a CDS encoding EVE domain-containing protein, producing the protein MYWLVMMTEENYRYMRGHLIYGLPEKSKNFAEKIKPGDRLVVYVMQENCEELCGSFTAVVEVVGEWRESSKPQFPDEEREGKVLYPRVVDVRFIAEGVVKFDEVKDELSRILKEKEILREKDLDLKGLRMLYIRKKPLPDELGRLIEERLRASQGAVSYKPERSHTGYSHNKLVEMVRDIGVWLGFKAEINHEIDNFRVDVAFFKEPKPAPHAVVEVHVRGEIDKDLTALMHAYKKYRSRPIYVITNKDMDKVHNLLKETFDEIKEQVIIIRHGELAQLHDTLRNENIRKLINELKKP; encoded by the coding sequence ATGTATTGGTTAGTAATGATGACTGAGGAGAATTATAGGTACATGAGGGGCCACCTCATCTATGGTTTACCTGAGAAATCAAAGAATTTTGCAGAGAAAATAAAGCCGGGCGATAGGCTTGTGGTTTATGTCATGCAGGAAAATTGCGAGGAGCTCTGTGGCTCATTCACGGCGGTTGTCGAGGTAGTTGGGGAGTGGAGGGAGTCCAGCAAGCCTCAATTCCCTGACGAGGAAAGGGAGGGGAAAGTTCTTTATCCACGTGTAGTGGATGTGAGATTCATTGCTGAGGGGGTTGTGAAGTTTGATGAGGTTAAGGATGAGTTGTCAAGGATTCTTAAAGAAAAAGAAATCCTTAGAGAAAAAGACCTAGATCTGAAAGGGCTCAGGATGCTGTATATCCGTAAGAAACCACTTCCAGATGAGCTTGGGAGATTGATCGAGGAGAGGTTAAGGGCGTCCCAGGGAGCAGTGTCTTATAAGCCAGAGCGTAGCCATACTGGATATAGCCATAATAAGTTGGTTGAGATGGTTAGGGATATTGGTGTGTGGCTTGGTTTTAAAGCCGAGATTAACCACGAAATTGATAACTTCAGGGTAGACGTAGCATTTTTCAAGGAGCCAAAGCCTGCGCCCCATGCTGTGGTTGAGGTTCACGTAAGGGGTGAAATAGATAAGGATCTTACTGCGTTAATGCATGCCTATAAGAAGTACAGATCAAGGCCCATCTACGTCATTACCAATAAGGACATGGATAAAGTACATAACTTATTGAAAGAAACATTTGATGAAATTAAGGAGCAAGTAATCATAATAAGGCACGGTGAACTCGCACAATTACACGATACACTACGCAATGAAAACATAAGGAAACTAATTAACGAACTTAAAAAACCTTAA
- a CDS encoding ATPase domain-containing protein, with translation MPKKSSTTEDGEFAPLIDAGLPRAVVERIRAVGLTSLRQLVLYNPEELAEILGYQDVAVAEKVIAVARRALGMDTQPLTARERLERVGSVPVVKTDIKEFDNLIGGLRFGASYEFAGEFGSGKTIMALQVSVASVAQHGVGVVYIDTEKTLDSYLGSELLKNMCTRFGVNYDEFLDKHLLTYNPATVDELEEFIRVRVSGLVTGGSARVIIVDSVTALYRAQFRGRERLAERQQRLHYVLDWLRRLTIREGVLVIYTNQVMTMPTGYIELKMPVGGNVLAHTVNQRWLMQKPKSKNEGVIKALDVPGVPSGAEAKFTIENDGLH, from the coding sequence ATGCCTAAGAAATCAAGCACAACCGAGGATGGCGAGTTCGCGCCCCTAATCGATGCTGGGTTGCCTAGGGCCGTGGTTGAGAGGATCAGGGCGGTTGGGTTAACAAGCCTCAGGCAGTTGGTCCTGTACAACCCCGAGGAGCTTGCTGAGATCCTTGGTTACCAGGACGTGGCGGTGGCGGAGAAGGTAATCGCAGTCGCCAGGAGGGCACTGGGCATGGACACCCAACCACTCACAGCGAGGGAGAGGCTTGAGAGGGTGGGCAGTGTACCAGTCGTGAAGACCGACATTAAGGAGTTCGACAACCTCATTGGTGGCCTGAGGTTCGGTGCTAGTTACGAGTTTGCGGGCGAGTTCGGGAGTGGTAAGACCATAATGGCTTTGCAGGTCTCAGTGGCCTCTGTGGCCCAGCACGGCGTGGGCGTGGTGTACATCGACACGGAGAAGACCCTAGACTCATACCTAGGTAGTGAGTTGCTTAAGAACATGTGCACCAGGTTCGGTGTTAATTACGATGAGTTCCTTGACAAGCACCTACTCACCTACAACCCTGCCACTGTTGATGAGCTCGAGGAGTTCATCAGGGTGAGGGTCTCGGGACTGGTGACTGGTGGCTCCGCCAGGGTAATCATTGTTGACTCAGTCACAGCCCTCTACAGGGCCCAGTTCAGGGGTCGTGAGAGGCTTGCGGAGAGGCAGCAAAGGCTCCACTACGTCCTAGACTGGCTCAGGAGGCTCACCATAAGGGAGGGGGTGTTGGTGATTTACACAAATCAAGTAATGACCATGCCCACGGGGTACATAGAGCTTAAAATGCCCGTTGGAGGCAACGTCCTAGCTCACACGGTAAATCAGAGGTGGCTCATGCAGAAACCGAAATCAAAAAACGAGGGCGTAATCAAGGCACTAGACGTGCCTGGGGTGCCCAGTGGCGCCGAGGCTAAGTTCACCATTGAGAATGACGGGCTTCACTAA